The proteins below are encoded in one region of Drosophila santomea strain STO CAGO 1482 chromosome 2R, Prin_Dsan_1.1, whole genome shotgun sequence:
- the LOC120445034 gene encoding glucose-6-phosphate exchanger SLC37A2 isoform X1 gives MRAPLGLARTRKMSNNYNDVPFGIRAVQQLSRQCCTRFHARRDLLYKMSVFVLTFLAYACYHMCRKPISVVKSVLQGNCSTALAASGQECGYAPFDVPDATTLFGMLDSAFLFSYAIAMFASGFVAERVSLRYFLSMGMILTGVFTYMFGIARTSNIHSLWYFIIVQIFAGIFQTTGWPGVVALVGRWFGKSKRGLIFGIWNSHTSIGNILGTLIAAHYVETDWALSFVVPGIIIAAVGFLLFLFLVDQPEIVGCYPQAGQQERRVANESDEEQDDEEQVRHNDAYVINFGYDTSKTEINYRSAPTERTPILSRSQPEAVPRGRGRPISLIDALFIPGVMEFSLCLFFTKLVSYTFMYWLPLYIQKSSTLGPELSADLSTLFDVGGILGAIAAGYLSDVSGMSATVCTGMLFIASPILLMYQQYGALSMTISIVLLIVVGIFVNGPYALITTSVSAELGQHSSLEGNANALATVTAIIDGTGSIGAAVGPLLAGLISTAGWQYVFHMLIAADIIAMVLLGRLVFKEFAALRRASHRIRIE, from the exons ATGAGAGCTCCACTGGGATTGGCCAGAACGCGAAAGATGAGCAATAACTACAACGACGTGCCGTTCGGCATCCGGGCGGTCCAGCAGCTGTCCCGGCAATGCTGCACCCGCTTCCATGCCCGCAGAGATCTGCT CTACAAGATGTCTGTGTTTGTGCTAACTTTCCTGGCGTACGCCTGCTATCACATGTGCCGCAAGCCCATATCAGTGGTTAAGTCGGTTCTCCAAGGAAACTGTTCCACAGCGCTGGCTGCGTCGGGGCAGGAATGTGGATATGCACCCTTTG ATGTTCCCGATGCCACCACACTCTTTGGAATGCTGGACTCGGCCTTCCTCTTTTCCTATGCCATCGCCATGTTCGCTTCTGGCTTCGTGGCGGAGCGCGTTTCACTGCGATACTTCTTGTCCATGGGCATGATCCTCACCGGAGTGTTTACCTACATGTTCGGCATTGCTCGCACCTCCAATATCCATAGTTTATGGTATTTTATAATCGTGCAAATATTCGCTGGCATCTTCCAGACGACTGGATGGCCTGGTGTAGTAGCGCTAGTAGGTCGTTGGTTTGGAAAGTCGAAACGCGGTCTGATCTTTGGTATATGGAACAGCCATACATCCATTGGAAACATTCTCGGCACGCTTATTGCGGCACACTATGTGGAAACCGATTGGGCGCTATCATTTGTGGTACCCGGCATCATCATAGCAGCCGTTGGATTTTTACTCTTCCTTTTCCTAGTGGATCAGCCGGAGATTGTGGGCTGTTACCCACAAGCCGGGCAGCAGGAGCGTCGCGTGGCCAACGAGTCTGATGAGGAACAGGATGACGAGGAGCAGGTGCGCCACAACGATGCC TATGTGATCAATTTTGGGTACGACACTTCGAAAACT GAAATCAACTATAGATCGGCGCCCACCGAGCGTACTCCAATCCTTTCACGTTCTCAACCAGAGGCAGTGCCAAGGGGTCGTGGACGACCCATCAGCCTAATCGATGCTTTATTCATACCCGGAGTGATGGAGTTTTCACTATGTTTGTTCTTTACCAAGCTGGTGAGCTACACCTTCATGTACTGGCTGCCACTGTACATACAAAAATCCA GCACATTGGGTCCAGAATTGTCCGCTGATTTGTCCACGCTATTCGATGTGGGTGGCATTTTGGGAGCTATAGCTGCGGGCTATCTATCAGATGTGAGCGGAATGTCGGCCACTGTCTGCACAGGCATGTTGTTCATTGCCTCCCCCATT CTGCTGATGTATCAACAATATGGTGCATTGTCGATGACAATCAGCATAGTGCTTTTGATTGTGGTCGGCATCTTTGTGAACGGTCCCTATGCCCTGATTACAACCTCTGTAAGTGCAGAGCTGGGCCAACACAGCTCCTTGGAGGGCAATGCCAATGCTCTGGCCACTGTGACGGCCATTATCGATGGTACAGGCTCAATCGGAGCGGCAGTTGGACCACTGCTTGCTGGTCTTATCTCCACCGCCGGCTGGCAGTATGTCTTCCACATGCTCATCGCCGCCGACATCATTGCCATGGTGTTGCTGGGGCGACTGGTCTTCAAGGAGTTCGCTGCACTGCGTCGTGCATCGCATCGTATTCGGATTGAATAG
- the LOC120445034 gene encoding glucose-6-phosphate exchanger SLC37A2 isoform X2, with protein sequence MRAPLGLARTRKMSNNYNDVPFGIRAVQQLSRQCCTRFHARRDLLYKMSVFVLTFLAYACYHMCRKPISVVKSVLQGNCSTALAASGQECGYAPFDVPDATTLFGMLDSAFLFSYAIAMFASGFVAERVSLRYFLSMGMILTGVFTYMFGIARTSNIHSLWYFIIVQIFAGIFQTTGWPGVVALVGRWFGKSKRGLIFGIWNSHTSIGNILGTLIAAHYVETDWALSFVVPGIIIAAVGFLLFLFLVDQPEIVGCYPQAGQQERRVANESDEEQDDEEQVRHNDAEINYRSAPTERTPILSRSQPEAVPRGRGRPISLIDALFIPGVMEFSLCLFFTKLVSYTFMYWLPLYIQKSSTLGPELSADLSTLFDVGGILGAIAAGYLSDVSGMSATVCTGMLFIASPILLMYQQYGALSMTISIVLLIVVGIFVNGPYALITTSVSAELGQHSSLEGNANALATVTAIIDGTGSIGAAVGPLLAGLISTAGWQYVFHMLIAADIIAMVLLGRLVFKEFAALRRASHRIRIE encoded by the exons ATGAGAGCTCCACTGGGATTGGCCAGAACGCGAAAGATGAGCAATAACTACAACGACGTGCCGTTCGGCATCCGGGCGGTCCAGCAGCTGTCCCGGCAATGCTGCACCCGCTTCCATGCCCGCAGAGATCTGCT CTACAAGATGTCTGTGTTTGTGCTAACTTTCCTGGCGTACGCCTGCTATCACATGTGCCGCAAGCCCATATCAGTGGTTAAGTCGGTTCTCCAAGGAAACTGTTCCACAGCGCTGGCTGCGTCGGGGCAGGAATGTGGATATGCACCCTTTG ATGTTCCCGATGCCACCACACTCTTTGGAATGCTGGACTCGGCCTTCCTCTTTTCCTATGCCATCGCCATGTTCGCTTCTGGCTTCGTGGCGGAGCGCGTTTCACTGCGATACTTCTTGTCCATGGGCATGATCCTCACCGGAGTGTTTACCTACATGTTCGGCATTGCTCGCACCTCCAATATCCATAGTTTATGGTATTTTATAATCGTGCAAATATTCGCTGGCATCTTCCAGACGACTGGATGGCCTGGTGTAGTAGCGCTAGTAGGTCGTTGGTTTGGAAAGTCGAAACGCGGTCTGATCTTTGGTATATGGAACAGCCATACATCCATTGGAAACATTCTCGGCACGCTTATTGCGGCACACTATGTGGAAACCGATTGGGCGCTATCATTTGTGGTACCCGGCATCATCATAGCAGCCGTTGGATTTTTACTCTTCCTTTTCCTAGTGGATCAGCCGGAGATTGTGGGCTGTTACCCACAAGCCGGGCAGCAGGAGCGTCGCGTGGCCAACGAGTCTGATGAGGAACAGGATGACGAGGAGCAGGTGCGCCACAACGATGCC GAAATCAACTATAGATCGGCGCCCACCGAGCGTACTCCAATCCTTTCACGTTCTCAACCAGAGGCAGTGCCAAGGGGTCGTGGACGACCCATCAGCCTAATCGATGCTTTATTCATACCCGGAGTGATGGAGTTTTCACTATGTTTGTTCTTTACCAAGCTGGTGAGCTACACCTTCATGTACTGGCTGCCACTGTACATACAAAAATCCA GCACATTGGGTCCAGAATTGTCCGCTGATTTGTCCACGCTATTCGATGTGGGTGGCATTTTGGGAGCTATAGCTGCGGGCTATCTATCAGATGTGAGCGGAATGTCGGCCACTGTCTGCACAGGCATGTTGTTCATTGCCTCCCCCATT CTGCTGATGTATCAACAATATGGTGCATTGTCGATGACAATCAGCATAGTGCTTTTGATTGTGGTCGGCATCTTTGTGAACGGTCCCTATGCCCTGATTACAACCTCTGTAAGTGCAGAGCTGGGCCAACACAGCTCCTTGGAGGGCAATGCCAATGCTCTGGCCACTGTGACGGCCATTATCGATGGTACAGGCTCAATCGGAGCGGCAGTTGGACCACTGCTTGCTGGTCTTATCTCCACCGCCGGCTGGCAGTATGTCTTCCACATGCTCATCGCCGCCGACATCATTGCCATGGTGTTGCTGGGGCGACTGGTCTTCAAGGAGTTCGCTGCACTGCGTCGTGCATCGCATCGTATTCGGATTGAATAG
- the LOC120445072 gene encoding uncharacterized protein LOC120445072 — MRCNKVIFQLIACFATLELALGYPQDRTTSAEQIQRLSDASEGDTPPEMSSTSETLRNLYRYERTLSRLRRALEELAYEEAADDMELAEINVFRPLFRYRSQVVKVKSPQQQFG, encoded by the exons ATGCGCTGCAATAAG GTTATCTTTCAACTCATTGCCTGTTTTGCGACTCTTGAGCTGGCGCTTGGTTATCCCCAAGATCGTACTACGTCAGCGGAGCAGATTCAAAGACTTAGTGATGCCAGTGAAGGGGATACTCCTCCGGAGATGTCTTCAACCAGTGAAACCCTTAGAAATCTATACAGATATGAAAGAACTCTGAGCAGATTACGGAGAGCTCTGGAGGAGTTGGCCTATGAGGAGGCTGCTGATGACATGGAGCTGGCCGAGATCAATGTGTTCCGGCCGCTCTTCCGTTACCGATCCCAGGTGGTGAAGGTGAAGAGTCCCCAGCAGCAGTTTGGCTAA
- the LOC120445043 gene encoding GTP-binding protein RAD isoform X2 yields the protein MVDDISPMHHRMQKKTRSASICATGASIETVIHGMPGASGSATPEGGTPGYRRRRPATRSQSARITSGARSVRQKTKAQQQQQQQQHTLQETRSYCTSEPRLSETETPPQRRKLSQRRPQTHAHRKSNAFLDVPTMNMHHLRVNDDDEDVDRLRTFSASKGGIINRGDSFRRRRSRSNSLAPSSPMHTRNGVGGLGGVAGGGSSLGLGCGYNGGSSSNGFGNANAQENHQPVEFYRVEMLGSAGVGKQALVSQFRTSDCINAYDGPECDDAEQNVSIILNGTESELKFLTGNPESKDELEQADAFLVVYSCIDKESFTRAKQILSRLQDMDLLRHRPIILVANKIDLARSRAVSAQDGKCLACTFGAKFIEVSVGINHNCDELLAGTLTQIRLKKEHVQLQGPRDANSPAHWYKSRSVMLASMKARQMLTWILGKEDSKFKHCENLQVL from the exons ATGGTGGACGACATCTCGCCAATGCATCATCGGATGCAAAAGAAGACGCGCAGCGCCTCCATTTGTGCCACCGGCGCCAGCATCGAGACGGTCATCCATGGAATGCCCGGCGCCTCCGGCAGTGCCACGCCCGAGGGCGGTACGCCCGGCTACCGGCGACGCCGTCCGGCTACGCGCTCCCAGAGCGCCCGCATCACCTCCGGCGCCAGATCG GTCCGGCAGAAGACgaaggcgcagcagcagcagcagcaacagcagcacacGCTCCAGGAGACCCGGAGCTACTGCACCAGTGAGCCCCGGCTGAGTGAGACGGAGACGCCTCCGCAGCGCCGTAAGCTATCGCAGCGGAGGCCACAGACGCACG CACACAGAAAATCGAACGCCTTCCTGGACGTGCCCACCATGAACATGCATCACCTGCGCGtcaacgacgacgacgaggatgtGGACAGATTGCGCACTTTCAGCGCCTCCAAGGGAG GTATCATCAATCGAGGTGACTCCTTCCGTCGCCGGCGCTCGAGGAGCAACAGCCTGGCTCCATCCAGTCCCATGCACACACGCAATGGCGTGGGCGGcttggggggcgtggccgggggCGGAAGCAGCCTGGGACTGGGCTGTGGCTACAatggcggcagcagcagcaacggaTTCGGAAACGCCAATGCCCAGGAGAACCATCAGCCGGTGGAATTCTATCGCGTCGAAATGCTGGGATCCGCTGGTGTGGGCAAACAGGCTCTGGTTTCGCAGTTCCGCACCTCGGACTGCATCAATGCCTACGATGGACCTG aatGCGACGATGCCGAGCAGAACGTCTCAATCATCTTGAATGGCACCGAATCGGAACTGAAGTTCCTCACTGGAAATCCAGAGAGCAAG GACGAACTGGAGCAGGCGGATGCCTTTCTGGTGGTCTACTCCTGCATTGACAAGGAGTCCTTCACGCGGGCCAAGCAGATACTATCGCGACTGCAGGACATGGACCTGCTGCGCCACCGACCCATCATCCTGGTGGCCAACAAAATTGATTTGGCCCGCTCACGCGCCGTTTCCGCCCAGG ATGGCAAATGTCTGGCCTGCACGTTCGGAGCCAAGTTTATCGAGGTCTCCGTGGGCATCAATCACAACTGTGACGAGCTCCTGGCCGGCACGCTCACCCAGATTCGCCTCAAGAAGGAACACGTCCAGCTGCAG GGACCGAGGGATGCCAATTCGCCGGCGCACTGGTACAAGAGCCGCAGCGTGATGCTGGCCAGCATGAAGGCGCGCCAGATGCTCACCTGGATCCTGGGCAAGGAGGACTCCAAGTTCAAGCACTGCGAGAACCTGCAGGTGCTCTAA
- the LOC120445043 gene encoding GTP-binding protein RAD isoform X3, which produces MNMHHLRVNDDDEDVDRLRTFSASKGGIINRGDSFRRRRSRSNSLAPSSPMHTRNGVGGLGGVAGGGSSLGLGCGYNGGSSSNGFGNANAQENHQPVEFYRVEMLGSAGVGKQALVSQFRTSDCINAYDGPECDDAEQNVSIILNGTESELKFLTGNPESKDELEQADAFLVVYSCIDKESFTRAKQILSRLQDMDLLRHRPIILVANKIDLARSRAVSAQDGKCLACTFGAKFIEVSVGINHNCDELLAGTLTQIRLKKEHVQLQLNPKKSKDKNKFKENTNIETVETDNCLTDLKADEGGPRDANSPAHWYKSRSVMLASMKARQMLTWILGKEDSKFKHCENLQVL; this is translated from the exons ATGAACATGCATCACCTGCGCGtcaacgacgacgacgaggatgtGGACAGATTGCGCACTTTCAGCGCCTCCAAGGGAG GTATCATCAATCGAGGTGACTCCTTCCGTCGCCGGCGCTCGAGGAGCAACAGCCTGGCTCCATCCAGTCCCATGCACACACGCAATGGCGTGGGCGGcttggggggcgtggccgggggCGGAAGCAGCCTGGGACTGGGCTGTGGCTACAatggcggcagcagcagcaacggaTTCGGAAACGCCAATGCCCAGGAGAACCATCAGCCGGTGGAATTCTATCGCGTCGAAATGCTGGGATCCGCTGGTGTGGGCAAACAGGCTCTGGTTTCGCAGTTCCGCACCTCGGACTGCATCAATGCCTACGATGGACCTG aatGCGACGATGCCGAGCAGAACGTCTCAATCATCTTGAATGGCACCGAATCGGAACTGAAGTTCCTCACTGGAAATCCAGAGAGCAAG GACGAACTGGAGCAGGCGGATGCCTTTCTGGTGGTCTACTCCTGCATTGACAAGGAGTCCTTCACGCGGGCCAAGCAGATACTATCGCGACTGCAGGACATGGACCTGCTGCGCCACCGACCCATCATCCTGGTGGCCAACAAAATTGATTTGGCCCGCTCACGCGCCGTTTCCGCCCAGG ATGGCAAATGTCTGGCCTGCACGTTCGGAGCCAAGTTTATCGAGGTCTCCGTGGGCATCAATCACAACTGTGACGAGCTCCTGGCCGGCACGCTCACCCAGATTCGCCTCAAGAAGGAACACGTCCAGCTGCAG CTTAATccgaaaaaatcaaaagataaaaacaaatttaaagaaaacacaaacatAGAGACTGTAGAAACTGATAACTGTCTGACTGATCTTAAAGCCGACGAAGGG GGACCGAGGGATGCCAATTCGCCGGCGCACTGGTACAAGAGCCGCAGCGTGATGCTGGCCAGCATGAAGGCGCGCCAGATGCTCACCTGGATCCTGGGCAAGGAGGACTCCAAGTTCAAGCACTGCGAGAACCTGCAGGTGCTCTAA
- the LOC120445043 gene encoding uncharacterized protein LOC120445043 isoform X1 yields the protein MVDDISPMHHRMQKKTRSASICATGASIETVIHGMPGASGSATPEGGTPGYRRRRPATRSQSARITSGARSVRQKTKAQQQQQQQQHTLQETRSYCTSEPRLSETETPPQRRKLSQRRPQTHAHRKSNAFLDVPTMNMHHLRVNDDDEDVDRLRTFSASKGGIINRGDSFRRRRSRSNSLAPSSPMHTRNGVGGLGGVAGGGSSLGLGCGYNGGSSSNGFGNANAQENHQPVEFYRVEMLGSAGVGKQALVSQFRTSDCINAYDGPECDDAEQNVSIILNGTESELKFLTGNPESKDELEQADAFLVVYSCIDKESFTRAKQILSRLQDMDLLRHRPIILVANKIDLARSRAVSAQDGKCLACTFGAKFIEVSVGINHNCDELLAGTLTQIRLKKEHVQLQLNPKKSKDKNKFKENTNIETVETDNCLTDLKADEGGPRDANSPAHWYKSRSVMLASMKARQMLTWILGKEDSKFKHCENLQVL from the exons ATGGTGGACGACATCTCGCCAATGCATCATCGGATGCAAAAGAAGACGCGCAGCGCCTCCATTTGTGCCACCGGCGCCAGCATCGAGACGGTCATCCATGGAATGCCCGGCGCCTCCGGCAGTGCCACGCCCGAGGGCGGTACGCCCGGCTACCGGCGACGCCGTCCGGCTACGCGCTCCCAGAGCGCCCGCATCACCTCCGGCGCCAGATCG GTCCGGCAGAAGACgaaggcgcagcagcagcagcagcaacagcagcacacGCTCCAGGAGACCCGGAGCTACTGCACCAGTGAGCCCCGGCTGAGTGAGACGGAGACGCCTCCGCAGCGCCGTAAGCTATCGCAGCGGAGGCCACAGACGCACG CACACAGAAAATCGAACGCCTTCCTGGACGTGCCCACCATGAACATGCATCACCTGCGCGtcaacgacgacgacgaggatgtGGACAGATTGCGCACTTTCAGCGCCTCCAAGGGAG GTATCATCAATCGAGGTGACTCCTTCCGTCGCCGGCGCTCGAGGAGCAACAGCCTGGCTCCATCCAGTCCCATGCACACACGCAATGGCGTGGGCGGcttggggggcgtggccgggggCGGAAGCAGCCTGGGACTGGGCTGTGGCTACAatggcggcagcagcagcaacggaTTCGGAAACGCCAATGCCCAGGAGAACCATCAGCCGGTGGAATTCTATCGCGTCGAAATGCTGGGATCCGCTGGTGTGGGCAAACAGGCTCTGGTTTCGCAGTTCCGCACCTCGGACTGCATCAATGCCTACGATGGACCTG aatGCGACGATGCCGAGCAGAACGTCTCAATCATCTTGAATGGCACCGAATCGGAACTGAAGTTCCTCACTGGAAATCCAGAGAGCAAG GACGAACTGGAGCAGGCGGATGCCTTTCTGGTGGTCTACTCCTGCATTGACAAGGAGTCCTTCACGCGGGCCAAGCAGATACTATCGCGACTGCAGGACATGGACCTGCTGCGCCACCGACCCATCATCCTGGTGGCCAACAAAATTGATTTGGCCCGCTCACGCGCCGTTTCCGCCCAGG ATGGCAAATGTCTGGCCTGCACGTTCGGAGCCAAGTTTATCGAGGTCTCCGTGGGCATCAATCACAACTGTGACGAGCTCCTGGCCGGCACGCTCACCCAGATTCGCCTCAAGAAGGAACACGTCCAGCTGCAG CTTAATccgaaaaaatcaaaagataaaaacaaatttaaagaaaacacaaacatAGAGACTGTAGAAACTGATAACTGTCTGACTGATCTTAAAGCCGACGAAGGG GGACCGAGGGATGCCAATTCGCCGGCGCACTGGTACAAGAGCCGCAGCGTGATGCTGGCCAGCATGAAGGCGCGCCAGATGCTCACCTGGATCCTGGGCAAGGAGGACTCCAAGTTCAAGCACTGCGAGAACCTGCAGGTGCTCTAA
- the LOC120445053 gene encoding uncharacterized protein LOC120445053 produces MEMRDRLQRLRNHPSITSHATVSNSVAKFAILNLDRSDGLENSVTKILVTIEEMFWSFFEEHQNELELQRMAAKTLNQLTQRYRINTQVDLSCTCPQIYEIESDDAIINKYYIYYQVIACSNKNQSWAIHNMRPYVLLFRRECAKLDMSSDSPFIMGNTFHKPIKFFMELVEELFAYFYSGHVQFDCAAQMLDPLDLNSIEHYQKLLAPNEDFVNYFKYNMSYCKCLRMPARCPAYEYPQVTEDHTLPFIIQAKKKRCARRREKMAEPETNLLDRKKSMVRLQRPSETSALETGLATDWDNRDNRESTGRELKRSISAHQRRSQKSIISITKEVYQDPFSNNRHELTLKDSVLRWSVNPQILNSGVS; encoded by the coding sequence ATGGAAATGCGCGATCGACTCCAAAGGCTAAGAAACCACCCAAGCATCACGTCACACGCCACGGTTAGCAATAGTGTAGCCAAGTTTGCGATCCTGAATCTGGATAGAAGCGATGGCTTAGAGAACTCGGTGACCAAGATCCTAGTGACGATCGAGGAGATGTTCTGGAGTTTCTTTGAGGAACACCAGAACGAGCTGGAACTGCAGCGGATGGCGGCAAAGACTTTGAACCAGCTGACACAGCGTTACAGGATCAACACGCAGGTGGACTTGAGCTGCACGTGTCCGCAGATCTATGAGATCGAATCGGATGATGCGATCATCAACAAGTACTACATCTACTACCAGGTGATAGCCTGCTCCAACAAGAACCAGAGCTGGGCCATCCACAACATGCGCCCCTATGTGCTACTCTTCCGCCGAGAGTGCGCCAAATTGGACATGAGCTCGGATAGTCCCTTCATCATGGGCAACACCTTCCACAAGCCCATTAAGTTCTTTATGGAGTTGGTGGAGGAGCTGTTCGCCTACTTCTACAGTGGTCACGTGCAGTTCGACTGCGCTGCCCAAATGTTGGATCCCTTGGATCTGAACAGCATCGAGCACTACCAGAAGCTACTGGCACCCAATGAGGACTTTGTGAACTACTTCAAGTACAACATGAGCTACTGCAAGTGCCTGCGCATGCCGGCCAGGTGTCCGGCTTACGAGTATCCGCAGGTCACAGAAGATCACACCTTGCCCTTCATCATCCAGGCCAAGAAGAAGCGTTGTGCCAGGCGGCGCGAGAAGATGGCCGAGCCCGAAACCAATTTATTGGATCGAAAGAAGTCCATGGTTAGACTGCAACGACCCAGCGAGACGTCGGCCTTGGAAACTGGTCTGGCAACGGACTGGGACAATCGGGACAATCGGGAAAGCACCGGCAGGGAACTGAAGAGGTCCATCTCTGCACACCAACGTCGCAGTCAGAAGTCTATCATAAGTATTACCAAGGAAGTTTACCAGGATCCGTTTTCTAACAACCGCCATGAACTAACTCTTAAGGATTCCGTACTCAGATGGTCGGTGAACCCACAAATTCTCAATTCCGGTGTATCataa
- the LOC120445055 gene encoding uncharacterized protein LOC120445055, translating to MEMRDRLYQLMVNPSFMSRGTVTASMANLAVGHLNISNAMQKTVIKILLMIEEKYRTYFDSYKKELELQRIAAETLHQLIQRYKITMQLDASCTCPQIYEIESDDAIINKFYLHYQVIASSNKNQCWAIQGLRPYLLIFRRECAKLRLSEQSPFYLGDAFHKPIQFYIDLVEELFSYFYSGHLRLDCAARLLDPLDLNRMEYYMKLLEPNEDFDEYFRHNISFCTCLRPQPLCPPSEYHKKVKDQSDAYLNHAKKKRCARRFERMAQNGAQTSKRESGSLERKISVGSAKTTTSLSREASVVEEAVSSRHHERTLTNRLMSALCIVP from the coding sequence atggaaatgcgCGATCGGCTGTACCAACTGATGGTGAACCCGAGCTTCATGTCCAGAGGCACGGTGACCGCGAGCATGGCCAATTTGGCGGTCGGGCATCTGAACATCTCGAATGCCATGCAAAAGACGGTGATCAAAATTCTGCTGATGATCGAGGAGAAGTATCGCACTTACTTCGACAGCTATAagaaggagctggagctgcagagGATCGCGGCAGAAACCCTGCACCAGCTGATCCAGCGCTACAAGATCACCATGCAGCTGGACGCGAGCTGCACGTGTCCGCAGATCTATGAGATCGAATCGGATGATGCGATCATCAACAAGTTCTACCTCCACTACCAGGTGATAGCCAGTTCCAACAAGAACCAGTGTTGGGCCATCCAAGGCCTTCGTCCGTATTTGCTGATCTTTCGGCGAGAATGTGCCAAGTTGCGTTTGAGCGAGCAGAGCCCCTTCTATCTGGGCGATGCCTTCCACAAGCCCATCCAGTTCTACATCGATCTGGTGGAGGAGCTGTTCTCCTACTTCTACAGTGGACACCTTCGGCTGGACTGCGCCGCCCGTCTGTTGGATCCGTTGGATCTGAACAGGATGGAGTACTACATGAAGCTATTGGAACCCAACGAGGACTTCGACGAGTACTTTCGCCACAACATAAGCTTCTGCACGTGCCTGCGGCCGCAGCCCCTCTGTCCACCGAGTGAGTACCATAAGAAGGTCAAGGATCAGTCCGACGCATATCTCAACCATGCCAAGAAGAAGCGCTGTGCCAGGAGGTTTGAGAGAATGGCCCAGAACGGGGCACAGACCTCGAAGCGGGAAAGCGGTTCTTTGGAACGGAAAATATCAGTTGGCAGCGCGAAGACTACGACCAGCCTGAGTCGGGAGGCTTCTGTCGTGGAAGAGGCCGTTTCCAGTCGACATCACGAACGAACTCTAACCAATCGGCTGATGAGCGCCCTCTGCATTGTACCCTGA